A genome region from Danio aesculapii chromosome 2, fDanAes4.1, whole genome shotgun sequence includes the following:
- the slc12a7a gene encoding solute carrier family 12 member 7 isoform X2: protein MPTNFTVVPVEDTPLSDLDCDGDGLKEEDKEEPETVAGHYSGDETPRETSSLISTDHDDSTYGKNMALYEEEMDSTPMVSSLLNKLANYTNITQGVVEHEEAESEDGIQRVTVNGPQMGTFIGVFLPCTQNILGVILFLRLTWIVGTAGILEALAVVFMCCACTMLTAISMSAIATNGVVPAGGSYYMISRALGPEIGGAVGLCFYLGTTFAGSMYILGTMEIFLTYIMPSAAVFEANDPTGMQNNMRIYGTCCLAIMTLVVFVGVKYVNKLSLVFLSCVVLSIMAIYAGVIQSAIKPSSFTICLLGNRTLQHFGKSGKFDKCLKMEVIDNITKPTELWYHFCNGTCDEYFTLNNLTEISAVPGLLSDAIKENLWSHYGEYRTTVEKNITSEAASSSEPEVLNSYVVNDMATFFTLLVGIYFPSVTGIMAGSNRSGDLRDPQRSIPTGTIMAIATTSFIYISCVVLFGACFEGVVLRDKYGDSLNKNLVVATLAWPSPWVIVIGSFFSCCGAGLQSLTGAPRILQAIARDGIMPFLQVFGRSKSGGEPTWALFLTAAICEIGILIASLDAVAPILSMFFLMCYLFVNLACAVQTLLRTPNWRPRFKFYHWSLSFLGMSLSLSLMFVSSWYYALVVILIAGCIYKYIEYRGAEKEWGDGLRGLSLNAARYALIKLEEAQPHTKNWRPQLLVLMKLDTDLAVKHPRLLSFTSQLKAGKGLTIVCSVLEGTYMVRGADAKHAEQNIKAAMAKEKTKGFCHVVVSSNQRDGFSHLIQSAGLGGMKHNAVLVAWPANWKQAESSLSWKNFIETVRETTAAHQALLVAKNVDTFPSNQDRLAEGTIDVWWIVHDGGLLMLLPFLLRQHKVWRKCKMRIFTVAQMDDNSIQMKKDLQMFLYHLRLDAKVEVVEMNAGDISAFTYEKTLVMEQRSQMLKQMQLSKTEREREIQSISDESRISIRRKPCGEKPTHNSKFKVPTLNLDEEAQLIHDKNTKSHATLVEKATPTSDRVHMTWTKEKLIGERNRLRDASMHVRDIFNMKPDQTNVRRMHTAVKLNEVVVKKSQGAQLVLLNMPGPPKNKGGDENYMEFLEVLTEGLDHVLLVRGGGREVITIYS, encoded by the exons GTGATGAGACCCCCAGAGAAACCAGCTCCCTAATAAGCACAGATCATGATGACAGCACCTATGGCAAAAATATGGCTCTCTATGAG GAAGAGATGGATAGCACTCCAATGGTGTCATCCCTCCTCAACAAACTGGCCAACTACACCAACATAACCCAGGGGGTCGTCGAGCACGAGGAGGCTGAGAGCGAGGATGGGATTCAGAGAGTCACTGTAAAT GGCCCTCAGATGGGCACATTTATAGGAGTGTTCCTGCCCTGCACGCAGAACATTCTGGGTGTGATTCTGTTCCTGCGACTTACATGGATTGTGGGCACCGCGGGGATCTTGGAGGCCCTTGCTGTCGTGTTCATGTGTTGTGCTTGC ACCATGCTGACTGCCATTTCAATGAGTGCCATTGCAACTAACGGTGTAGTGCCTG CTGGTGGCTCATACTACATGATCTCCAGAGCATTGGGCCCAGAGATTGGAGGAGCAGTGGGCTTATGTTTCTACCTGGGCACCACATTTGCAGGTTCAATGTACATACTAGGAACCATGGAAATTTTTTTG ACATACATCATGCCCTCTGCTGCTGTGTTTGAAGCCAATGATCCAACCGGGATGCAAAACAACATGCGTATTTATGGAACATGCTGCTTAGCCATCATGACCCTGGTTGTGTTTGTTGGAGTGAAGTATGTCAACAAGTTGTCCTTGGTCTTCCTGTCCTGTGTGGTGCTGTCAATTATGGCCATTTATGCAGGAGTCATTCAGTCAGCCATCAAACCATCCAGCTTTAC AATCTGTCTGCTAGGCAACCGCACCTTGCAACATTTCGGCAAGTCTGGCAAGTTTGACAAGTGTCTGAAGATGGAGGTCATCGACAACATAACCAAACCTACCGAGCTCTGGTACCATTTTTGCAATGGAACATGTGATGAATATTTCACCCTTAACAATTTGACAGAGATCAGTGCCGTTCCTGGCTTGCTCAGTGATGCCATAAAAG AAAACTTGTGGAGCCACTATGGAGAATACAGGACGACAGTGGAGAAGAATATTACTTCAGAGGCAGCTTCATCTAGCGAGCCAGAGGTTTTAAACAGTTATGTTGTCAATGACATGGCCACCTTCTTCACCCTCCTGGTTGGAATCTACTTTCCCTCAGTTACAG GAATTATGGCTGGATCCAACAGATCTGGAGATCTTCGAGACCCTCAGAGGTCTATTCCCACAGGAACCATCATGGCTATTGCAACCACCTCCTTCATCT ATATTTCATGTGTAGTGCTGTTTGGAGCATGCTTTGAAGGTGTGGTGTTACGGGACAA GTATGGAGACTCGTTGAATAAGAATCTAGTTGTTGCAACACTAGCTTGGCCTTCTCCATGGGTAATTGTGATCGGCTCGTTCTTCTCCTGCTGTGGGGCGGGGCTTCAGAGCCTCACCGGTGCTCCCAGAATCCTTCAGGCTATAGCGCGAGATGGCATCATGCCATTCTTACAG GTGTTTGGTCGTAGTAAATCTGGTGGTGAGCCAACCTGGGCCTTATTCCTGACCGCAGCCATCTGTGAGATCGGGATCCTCATCGCTTCACTGGATGCAGTTGCCCCCATTCTGTCAAT gTTTTTCTTGATGTGTTACCTGTTTGTAAACCTGGCCTGTGCTGTCCAAACCCTTTTACGCACTCCAAATTGGAGACCAAGATTCAAGTTCTACCACTG GTCCCTTTCTTTCCTTGGGATGAGCCTGAGTCTTTCCCTCATGTTTGTCTCGTCTTGGTACTATGCTTTGGTTGTTATATTGATTGCCGGATGCATCTACAAATACATTGAATACAGAGG GGCAGAGAAGGAATGGGGAGATGGTCTTCGAGGATTATCTCTGAATGCAGCCCGTTATGCCCTAATAAAACTGGAGGAGGCGCAACCACACACTAAGAACTGGAG ACCTCAGCTACTGGTGCTCATGAAGTTGGATACAGACTTGGCAGTAAAACATCCCCGTCTGCTGTCCTTTACCTCTCAGCTGAAGGCTGGCAAAGGCTTGACCATCGTCTGCTCAGTGCTGGAGGGAACATACATGGTTCGAGGAGCAGATGCTAAACACGCTGAACAG AATATCAAAGCAGCCATGGCGAAGGAGAAGACGAAGGGTTTTTGTCATGTGGTGGTGTCCTCTAACCAGCGGGATGGTTTTTCTCACCTCATCCAGTCTGCAGGTCTGGGTGGCATGAAGCACAATGCGGTTCTGGTGGCCTGGCCGGCAAATTGGAAACAGGCTGAGAGCTCCCTCTCCTGGAAAAACTTCATTG AAACTGTCAGAGAGACGACGGCTGCCCACCAGGCTCTGTTAGTGGCCAAAAACGTCGATACCTTTCCCTCAAACCAGGACCGTTTAGCTGAGGGGACCATTGATGTGTGGTGGATTGTCCATGATGGAGGTCTGCTCATGCTGCTTCCGTTTCTGCTCCGGCAACACAAG GTTTGGAGAAAGTGTAAGATGAGGATCTTCACGGTGGCTCAGATGGACGACAACAGCATTCAGATGAAAAAAGACCTACAGATGTTCTTGTACCACCTGCGTCTCGACGCTAAGGTGGAAGTTGTGGAAATG AATGCAGGCGATATCTCAGCCTTTACATATGAGAAGACTCTTGTGATGGAACAACGCTCACAGATGCTGAAGCAGATGCAGCTTTCTAAGACTGAGCGGGAGCGAGAG ATTCAAAGCATCTCGGATGAATCACGGATTTCCATCAGGAGGAAGCCCTGTGGGGAGAAACCAACTCACAACAGCAAGTTTAAAGTGCCAACTTTAAATCTGGACGAGGAG GCTCAGCTGATTCATGACAAGAACACTAAGTCACATGCCACTTTGGTTGAAAAGGCCACGCCCACTTCTGACCGGGTCCATATGACCTGGACCAAAGAAAAGCTGATTGGAGAGAGAAACCGCCTTCGGGATGCCAGCATGCATGTGCGGGACATCTTCAACATGAAACC agacCAGACTAATGTGAGAAGAATGCACACTGCTGTCAAGCTGAACGAGGTTGTAGTCAAGAAATCCCAGGGAGCACAACTGGTGCTGCTGAACATGCCAGGACCACCCAAAAATAAGGGCGGCGATGAAAACT ATATGGAGTTTCTGGAGGTCCTCACTGAGGGATTAGATCACGTTCTGCTGGTCCGAGGAGGCGGCAGAGAGGtcatcaccatttactcatag
- the slc12a7a gene encoding solute carrier family 12 member 7 isoform X5, giving the protein MPTNFTVVPVEDTPLSDLDCDGDGLKEEDKEEPETVAGHYSGDETPRETSSLISTDHDDSTYGKNMALYEEEMDSTPMVSSLLNKLANYTNITQGVVEHEEAESEDGIQRVTVNGPQMGTFIGVFLPCTQNILGVILFLRLTWIVGTAGILEALAVVFMCCACTMLTAISMSAIATNGVVPAGGSYYMISRALGPEIGGAVGLCFYLGTTFAGSMYILGTMEIFLTYIMPSAAVFEANDPTGMQNNMRIYGTCCLAIMTLVVFVGVKYVNKLSLVFLSCVVLSIMAIYAGVIQSAIKPSSFTICLLGNRTLQHFGKSGKFDKCLKMEVIDNITKPTELWYHFCNGTCDEYFTLNNLTEISAVPGLLSDAIKENLWSHYGEYRTTVEKNITSEAASSSEPEVLNSYVVNDMATFFTLLVGIYFPSVTGIMAGSNRSGDLRDPQRSIPTGTIMAIATTSFIYISCVVLFGACFEGVVLRDKYGDSLNKNLVVATLAWPSPWVIVIGSFFSCCGAGLQSLTGAPRILQAIARDGIMPFLQVFGRSKSGGEPTWALFLTAAICEIGILIASLDAVAPILSMFFLMCYLFVNLACAVQTLLRTPNWRPRFKFYHWSLSFLGMSLSLSLMFVSSWYYALVVILIAGCIYKYIEYRGAEKEWGDGLRGLSLNAARYALIKLEEAQPHTKNWRPQLLVLMKLDTDLAVKHPRLLSFTSQLKAGKGLTIVCSVLEGTYMVRGADAKHAEQNIKAAMAKEKTKGFCHVVVSSNQRDGFSHLIQSAGLGGMKHNAVLVAWPANWKQAESSLSWKNFIETVRETTAAHQALLVAKNVDTFPSNQDRLAEGTIDVWWIVHDGGLLMLLPFLLRQHKVWRKCKMRIFTVAQMDDNSIQMKKDLQMFLYHLRLDAKVEVVEMNAGDISAFTYEKTLVMEQRSQMLKQMQLSKTEREREAQLIHDKNTKSHATLVEKATPTSDRVHMTWTKEKLIGERNRLRDASMHVRDIFNMKPDQTNVRRMHTAVKLNEVVVKKSQGAQLVLLNMPGPPKNKGGDENYMEFLEVLTEGLDHVLLVRGGGREVITIYS; this is encoded by the exons GTGATGAGACCCCCAGAGAAACCAGCTCCCTAATAAGCACAGATCATGATGACAGCACCTATGGCAAAAATATGGCTCTCTATGAG GAAGAGATGGATAGCACTCCAATGGTGTCATCCCTCCTCAACAAACTGGCCAACTACACCAACATAACCCAGGGGGTCGTCGAGCACGAGGAGGCTGAGAGCGAGGATGGGATTCAGAGAGTCACTGTAAAT GGCCCTCAGATGGGCACATTTATAGGAGTGTTCCTGCCCTGCACGCAGAACATTCTGGGTGTGATTCTGTTCCTGCGACTTACATGGATTGTGGGCACCGCGGGGATCTTGGAGGCCCTTGCTGTCGTGTTCATGTGTTGTGCTTGC ACCATGCTGACTGCCATTTCAATGAGTGCCATTGCAACTAACGGTGTAGTGCCTG CTGGTGGCTCATACTACATGATCTCCAGAGCATTGGGCCCAGAGATTGGAGGAGCAGTGGGCTTATGTTTCTACCTGGGCACCACATTTGCAGGTTCAATGTACATACTAGGAACCATGGAAATTTTTTTG ACATACATCATGCCCTCTGCTGCTGTGTTTGAAGCCAATGATCCAACCGGGATGCAAAACAACATGCGTATTTATGGAACATGCTGCTTAGCCATCATGACCCTGGTTGTGTTTGTTGGAGTGAAGTATGTCAACAAGTTGTCCTTGGTCTTCCTGTCCTGTGTGGTGCTGTCAATTATGGCCATTTATGCAGGAGTCATTCAGTCAGCCATCAAACCATCCAGCTTTAC AATCTGTCTGCTAGGCAACCGCACCTTGCAACATTTCGGCAAGTCTGGCAAGTTTGACAAGTGTCTGAAGATGGAGGTCATCGACAACATAACCAAACCTACCGAGCTCTGGTACCATTTTTGCAATGGAACATGTGATGAATATTTCACCCTTAACAATTTGACAGAGATCAGTGCCGTTCCTGGCTTGCTCAGTGATGCCATAAAAG AAAACTTGTGGAGCCACTATGGAGAATACAGGACGACAGTGGAGAAGAATATTACTTCAGAGGCAGCTTCATCTAGCGAGCCAGAGGTTTTAAACAGTTATGTTGTCAATGACATGGCCACCTTCTTCACCCTCCTGGTTGGAATCTACTTTCCCTCAGTTACAG GAATTATGGCTGGATCCAACAGATCTGGAGATCTTCGAGACCCTCAGAGGTCTATTCCCACAGGAACCATCATGGCTATTGCAACCACCTCCTTCATCT ATATTTCATGTGTAGTGCTGTTTGGAGCATGCTTTGAAGGTGTGGTGTTACGGGACAA GTATGGAGACTCGTTGAATAAGAATCTAGTTGTTGCAACACTAGCTTGGCCTTCTCCATGGGTAATTGTGATCGGCTCGTTCTTCTCCTGCTGTGGGGCGGGGCTTCAGAGCCTCACCGGTGCTCCCAGAATCCTTCAGGCTATAGCGCGAGATGGCATCATGCCATTCTTACAG GTGTTTGGTCGTAGTAAATCTGGTGGTGAGCCAACCTGGGCCTTATTCCTGACCGCAGCCATCTGTGAGATCGGGATCCTCATCGCTTCACTGGATGCAGTTGCCCCCATTCTGTCAAT gTTTTTCTTGATGTGTTACCTGTTTGTAAACCTGGCCTGTGCTGTCCAAACCCTTTTACGCACTCCAAATTGGAGACCAAGATTCAAGTTCTACCACTG GTCCCTTTCTTTCCTTGGGATGAGCCTGAGTCTTTCCCTCATGTTTGTCTCGTCTTGGTACTATGCTTTGGTTGTTATATTGATTGCCGGATGCATCTACAAATACATTGAATACAGAGG GGCAGAGAAGGAATGGGGAGATGGTCTTCGAGGATTATCTCTGAATGCAGCCCGTTATGCCCTAATAAAACTGGAGGAGGCGCAACCACACACTAAGAACTGGAG ACCTCAGCTACTGGTGCTCATGAAGTTGGATACAGACTTGGCAGTAAAACATCCCCGTCTGCTGTCCTTTACCTCTCAGCTGAAGGCTGGCAAAGGCTTGACCATCGTCTGCTCAGTGCTGGAGGGAACATACATGGTTCGAGGAGCAGATGCTAAACACGCTGAACAG AATATCAAAGCAGCCATGGCGAAGGAGAAGACGAAGGGTTTTTGTCATGTGGTGGTGTCCTCTAACCAGCGGGATGGTTTTTCTCACCTCATCCAGTCTGCAGGTCTGGGTGGCATGAAGCACAATGCGGTTCTGGTGGCCTGGCCGGCAAATTGGAAACAGGCTGAGAGCTCCCTCTCCTGGAAAAACTTCATTG AAACTGTCAGAGAGACGACGGCTGCCCACCAGGCTCTGTTAGTGGCCAAAAACGTCGATACCTTTCCCTCAAACCAGGACCGTTTAGCTGAGGGGACCATTGATGTGTGGTGGATTGTCCATGATGGAGGTCTGCTCATGCTGCTTCCGTTTCTGCTCCGGCAACACAAG GTTTGGAGAAAGTGTAAGATGAGGATCTTCACGGTGGCTCAGATGGACGACAACAGCATTCAGATGAAAAAAGACCTACAGATGTTCTTGTACCACCTGCGTCTCGACGCTAAGGTGGAAGTTGTGGAAATG AATGCAGGCGATATCTCAGCCTTTACATATGAGAAGACTCTTGTGATGGAACAACGCTCACAGATGCTGAAGCAGATGCAGCTTTCTAAGACTGAGCGGGAGCGAGAG GCTCAGCTGATTCATGACAAGAACACTAAGTCACATGCCACTTTGGTTGAAAAGGCCACGCCCACTTCTGACCGGGTCCATATGACCTGGACCAAAGAAAAGCTGATTGGAGAGAGAAACCGCCTTCGGGATGCCAGCATGCATGTGCGGGACATCTTCAACATGAAACC agacCAGACTAATGTGAGAAGAATGCACACTGCTGTCAAGCTGAACGAGGTTGTAGTCAAGAAATCCCAGGGAGCACAACTGGTGCTGCTGAACATGCCAGGACCACCCAAAAATAAGGGCGGCGATGAAAACT ATATGGAGTTTCTGGAGGTCCTCACTGAGGGATTAGATCACGTTCTGCTGGTCCGAGGAGGCGGCAGAGAGGtcatcaccatttactcatag
- the slc12a7a gene encoding solute carrier family 12 member 7 isoform X1 produces MPTNFTVVPVEDTPLSDLDCDGDGLKEEDKEEPETVAGHYSGDETPRETSSLISTDHDDSTYGKNMALYEEEMDSTPMVSSLLNKLANYTNITQGVVEHEEAESEDGIQRVTVNGPQMGTFIGVFLPCTQNILGVILFLRLTWIVGTAGILEALAVVFMCCACTMLTAISMSAIATNGVVPAGGSYYMISRALGPEIGGAVGLCFYLGTTFAGSMYILGTMEIFLTYIMPSAAVFEANDPTGMQNNMRIYGTCCLAIMTLVVFVGVKYVNKLSLVFLSCVVLSIMAIYAGVIQSAIKPSSFTICLLGNRTLQHFGKSGKFDKCLKMEVIDNITKPTELWYHFCNGTCDEYFTLNNLTEISAVPGLLSDAIKENLWSHYGEYRTTVEKNITSEAASSSEPEVLNSYVVNDMATFFTLLVGIYFPSVTGIMAGSNRSGDLRDPQRSIPTGTIMAIATTSFIYISCVVLFGACFEGVVLRDKYGDSLNKNLVVATLAWPSPWVIVIGSFFSCCGAGLQSLTGAPRILQAIARDGIMPFLQVFGRSKSGGEPTWALFLTAAICEIGILIASLDAVAPILSMFFLMCYLFVNLACAVQTLLRTPNWRPRFKFYHWSLSFLGMSLSLSLMFVSSWYYALVVILIAGCIYKYIEYRGAEKEWGDGLRGLSLNAARYALIKLEEAQPHTKNWRPQLLVLMKLDTDLAVKHPRLLSFTSQLKAGKGLTIVCSVLEGTYMVRGADAKHAEQNIKAAMAKEKTKGFCHVVVSSNQRDGFSHLIQSAGLGGMKHNAVLVAWPANWKQAESSLSWKNFIETVRETTAAHQALLVAKNVDTFPSNQDRLAEGTIDVWWIVHDGGLLMLLPFLLRQHKVWRKCKMRIFTVAQMDDNSIQMKKDLQMFLYHLRLDAKVEVVEMNAGDISAFTYEKTLVMEQRSQMLKQMQLSKTEREREIQSISDESRISIRRKPCGEKPTHNSKFKVPTLNLDEEAQLIHDKNTKSHATLVEKATPTSDRVHMTWTKEKLIGERNRLRDASMHVRDIFNMKPEWENLDQTNVRRMHTAVKLNEVVVKKSQGAQLVLLNMPGPPKNKGGDENYMEFLEVLTEGLDHVLLVRGGGREVITIYS; encoded by the exons GTGATGAGACCCCCAGAGAAACCAGCTCCCTAATAAGCACAGATCATGATGACAGCACCTATGGCAAAAATATGGCTCTCTATGAG GAAGAGATGGATAGCACTCCAATGGTGTCATCCCTCCTCAACAAACTGGCCAACTACACCAACATAACCCAGGGGGTCGTCGAGCACGAGGAGGCTGAGAGCGAGGATGGGATTCAGAGAGTCACTGTAAAT GGCCCTCAGATGGGCACATTTATAGGAGTGTTCCTGCCCTGCACGCAGAACATTCTGGGTGTGATTCTGTTCCTGCGACTTACATGGATTGTGGGCACCGCGGGGATCTTGGAGGCCCTTGCTGTCGTGTTCATGTGTTGTGCTTGC ACCATGCTGACTGCCATTTCAATGAGTGCCATTGCAACTAACGGTGTAGTGCCTG CTGGTGGCTCATACTACATGATCTCCAGAGCATTGGGCCCAGAGATTGGAGGAGCAGTGGGCTTATGTTTCTACCTGGGCACCACATTTGCAGGTTCAATGTACATACTAGGAACCATGGAAATTTTTTTG ACATACATCATGCCCTCTGCTGCTGTGTTTGAAGCCAATGATCCAACCGGGATGCAAAACAACATGCGTATTTATGGAACATGCTGCTTAGCCATCATGACCCTGGTTGTGTTTGTTGGAGTGAAGTATGTCAACAAGTTGTCCTTGGTCTTCCTGTCCTGTGTGGTGCTGTCAATTATGGCCATTTATGCAGGAGTCATTCAGTCAGCCATCAAACCATCCAGCTTTAC AATCTGTCTGCTAGGCAACCGCACCTTGCAACATTTCGGCAAGTCTGGCAAGTTTGACAAGTGTCTGAAGATGGAGGTCATCGACAACATAACCAAACCTACCGAGCTCTGGTACCATTTTTGCAATGGAACATGTGATGAATATTTCACCCTTAACAATTTGACAGAGATCAGTGCCGTTCCTGGCTTGCTCAGTGATGCCATAAAAG AAAACTTGTGGAGCCACTATGGAGAATACAGGACGACAGTGGAGAAGAATATTACTTCAGAGGCAGCTTCATCTAGCGAGCCAGAGGTTTTAAACAGTTATGTTGTCAATGACATGGCCACCTTCTTCACCCTCCTGGTTGGAATCTACTTTCCCTCAGTTACAG GAATTATGGCTGGATCCAACAGATCTGGAGATCTTCGAGACCCTCAGAGGTCTATTCCCACAGGAACCATCATGGCTATTGCAACCACCTCCTTCATCT ATATTTCATGTGTAGTGCTGTTTGGAGCATGCTTTGAAGGTGTGGTGTTACGGGACAA GTATGGAGACTCGTTGAATAAGAATCTAGTTGTTGCAACACTAGCTTGGCCTTCTCCATGGGTAATTGTGATCGGCTCGTTCTTCTCCTGCTGTGGGGCGGGGCTTCAGAGCCTCACCGGTGCTCCCAGAATCCTTCAGGCTATAGCGCGAGATGGCATCATGCCATTCTTACAG GTGTTTGGTCGTAGTAAATCTGGTGGTGAGCCAACCTGGGCCTTATTCCTGACCGCAGCCATCTGTGAGATCGGGATCCTCATCGCTTCACTGGATGCAGTTGCCCCCATTCTGTCAAT gTTTTTCTTGATGTGTTACCTGTTTGTAAACCTGGCCTGTGCTGTCCAAACCCTTTTACGCACTCCAAATTGGAGACCAAGATTCAAGTTCTACCACTG GTCCCTTTCTTTCCTTGGGATGAGCCTGAGTCTTTCCCTCATGTTTGTCTCGTCTTGGTACTATGCTTTGGTTGTTATATTGATTGCCGGATGCATCTACAAATACATTGAATACAGAGG GGCAGAGAAGGAATGGGGAGATGGTCTTCGAGGATTATCTCTGAATGCAGCCCGTTATGCCCTAATAAAACTGGAGGAGGCGCAACCACACACTAAGAACTGGAG ACCTCAGCTACTGGTGCTCATGAAGTTGGATACAGACTTGGCAGTAAAACATCCCCGTCTGCTGTCCTTTACCTCTCAGCTGAAGGCTGGCAAAGGCTTGACCATCGTCTGCTCAGTGCTGGAGGGAACATACATGGTTCGAGGAGCAGATGCTAAACACGCTGAACAG AATATCAAAGCAGCCATGGCGAAGGAGAAGACGAAGGGTTTTTGTCATGTGGTGGTGTCCTCTAACCAGCGGGATGGTTTTTCTCACCTCATCCAGTCTGCAGGTCTGGGTGGCATGAAGCACAATGCGGTTCTGGTGGCCTGGCCGGCAAATTGGAAACAGGCTGAGAGCTCCCTCTCCTGGAAAAACTTCATTG AAACTGTCAGAGAGACGACGGCTGCCCACCAGGCTCTGTTAGTGGCCAAAAACGTCGATACCTTTCCCTCAAACCAGGACCGTTTAGCTGAGGGGACCATTGATGTGTGGTGGATTGTCCATGATGGAGGTCTGCTCATGCTGCTTCCGTTTCTGCTCCGGCAACACAAG GTTTGGAGAAAGTGTAAGATGAGGATCTTCACGGTGGCTCAGATGGACGACAACAGCATTCAGATGAAAAAAGACCTACAGATGTTCTTGTACCACCTGCGTCTCGACGCTAAGGTGGAAGTTGTGGAAATG AATGCAGGCGATATCTCAGCCTTTACATATGAGAAGACTCTTGTGATGGAACAACGCTCACAGATGCTGAAGCAGATGCAGCTTTCTAAGACTGAGCGGGAGCGAGAG ATTCAAAGCATCTCGGATGAATCACGGATTTCCATCAGGAGGAAGCCCTGTGGGGAGAAACCAACTCACAACAGCAAGTTTAAAGTGCCAACTTTAAATCTGGACGAGGAG GCTCAGCTGATTCATGACAAGAACACTAAGTCACATGCCACTTTGGTTGAAAAGGCCACGCCCACTTCTGACCGGGTCCATATGACCTGGACCAAAGAAAAGCTGATTGGAGAGAGAAACCGCCTTCGGGATGCCAGCATGCATGTGCGGGACATCTTCAACATGAAACC AGAGTGGGAGAATCT agacCAGACTAATGTGAGAAGAATGCACACTGCTGTCAAGCTGAACGAGGTTGTAGTCAAGAAATCCCAGGGAGCACAACTGGTGCTGCTGAACATGCCAGGACCACCCAAAAATAAGGGCGGCGATGAAAACT ATATGGAGTTTCTGGAGGTCCTCACTGAGGGATTAGATCACGTTCTGCTGGTCCGAGGAGGCGGCAGAGAGGtcatcaccatttactcatag